The following proteins are co-located in the Microbispora sp. ZYX-F-249 genome:
- a CDS encoding PQQ-dependent sugar dehydrogenase: MNGTSKRTRLMAAAAAAVMTGLLTTPSIATAQETQAPPESAFQKVTLNDTPGEPMDLAVLPDGRVLHTTRAGTIWMHDPATGLNTKAGTIDVYQHDEEGLQSIALDPNFGKGNNWVYLYYSPPLNTPVDDPKTPSVNEGDAPNEGTEADWERFRGAIRLSRFEFKKGQIDLASEQQILDVPVDRGICCHVGGDIVFDAEGNLYLSTGDDTNPFASNGYSPLDDRPNRNPAYDARRTSGNTNDLRGKILRIKPKDGGGYTIPEGNLFAPGTPKTRPEIYAMGLRNPFRIEINKENGEVYVGDYSPDANRPDPNRGPAGTGKWTVIRKPANYGWPFCATAKMPYNDYDFATGTSGAPFNCAAPVNDSRHNTGLTELPPVAQPDVWYTYGASAEFPELGTGGISPMGGPVYHYDKKAAHGRSPVAWPEYYDGVPLLYEWSRDWVKGMRLGEDGKLSKIESVLPSFVFDNAMDMEFGPDGALYVLEYGDGYFNQNPDAQLARIDYIGENGNHSPAPKASADKTNGKAPLSVTFSSEGTTDADGDRLQYAWDFDADGKVDSREANPTFTYQENGVYRATLKVTDVGGPQRGRSATAEVEVVVGNQAPVVEFVKPTEGQAFHFGDVVQFEVKVTDDQPVDCSRVRVTYILGHDSHGHPQTTASGCTGSITTSVPSGHDPANDNLSGVFNATYTDPGADGLPALSGSDEVVLKPAG; the protein is encoded by the coding sequence GTGAACGGTACCTCCAAGAGGACCAGGCTCATGGCGGCGGCAGCGGCCGCCGTCATGACGGGGCTCCTGACGACGCCGTCGATCGCGACGGCGCAGGAGACGCAGGCGCCCCCGGAGTCCGCCTTCCAGAAGGTGACCCTGAACGACACCCCCGGTGAGCCCATGGACCTCGCCGTCCTTCCGGACGGCAGGGTCCTGCACACCACCCGCGCCGGCACCATCTGGATGCACGACCCGGCGACCGGCCTCAACACCAAGGCCGGCACCATCGACGTGTATCAGCACGACGAGGAGGGCCTGCAGAGCATCGCGCTCGACCCGAACTTCGGCAAGGGCAACAACTGGGTCTACCTGTACTACTCGCCGCCGCTGAACACCCCCGTCGACGACCCCAAGACGCCCAGCGTGAACGAGGGCGACGCCCCCAACGAGGGCACCGAGGCCGACTGGGAGCGCTTCAGGGGCGCCATCCGGCTGTCCCGCTTCGAGTTCAAGAAGGGCCAGATCGACCTGGCGAGCGAGCAGCAGATCCTCGACGTCCCGGTCGACCGGGGCATCTGCTGCCACGTCGGCGGTGACATTGTCTTCGACGCCGAGGGCAACCTCTACCTGTCGACCGGCGACGACACCAACCCGTTCGCCTCCAACGGGTACTCGCCCCTGGACGACCGGCCGAACCGCAACCCGGCGTACGACGCCCGCCGCACCTCCGGCAACACCAACGACCTGCGCGGCAAGATCCTGCGGATCAAGCCCAAGGACGGCGGCGGCTACACCATCCCCGAGGGCAACCTGTTCGCGCCGGGCACCCCGAAGACCCGGCCCGAGATCTACGCGATGGGGCTGCGCAACCCGTTCCGCATCGAGATCAACAAGGAGAACGGGGAGGTCTACGTCGGCGACTACTCGCCGGACGCCAACCGGCCCGACCCGAACCGCGGGCCGGCCGGAACCGGCAAGTGGACGGTCATCCGCAAGCCGGCCAACTACGGCTGGCCGTTCTGCGCCACCGCCAAGATGCCGTACAACGACTACGACTTCGCCACCGGCACGTCCGGCGCGCCCTTCAACTGCGCCGCGCCGGTGAACGACTCGCGGCACAACACCGGCCTGACCGAGCTGCCTCCGGTCGCGCAGCCGGACGTGTGGTACACCTACGGCGCGTCCGCCGAGTTCCCCGAGCTCGGCACGGGCGGCATCTCCCCGATGGGCGGCCCCGTCTACCACTACGACAAGAAGGCGGCGCACGGCCGCAGCCCGGTGGCGTGGCCGGAGTACTACGACGGCGTGCCGCTGCTGTACGAGTGGTCGCGTGACTGGGTGAAGGGCATGCGCCTGGGCGAGGACGGCAAGCTCTCGAAGATCGAGTCGGTCCTGCCGTCGTTCGTCTTCGACAACGCCATGGACATGGAGTTCGGCCCGGACGGCGCGCTCTACGTCCTGGAGTACGGCGACGGCTACTTCAACCAGAACCCCGACGCCCAGCTGGCCCGCATCGACTACATCGGCGAGAACGGCAACCACTCGCCGGCCCCGAAGGCCTCGGCCGACAAGACCAACGGCAAGGCGCCGCTCAGCGTGACGTTCTCCAGCGAGGGGACCACGGACGCCGACGGTGACCGGCTCCAGTACGCGTGGGACTTCGACGCCGACGGCAAGGTGGACTCGCGCGAGGCCAACCCGACCTTCACCTACCAGGAGAACGGCGTCTACCGCGCGACTCTGAAGGTCACCGACGTGGGCGGCCCCCAGCGCGGGCGTTCGGCCACGGCCGAGGTCGAGGTCGTGGTCGGCAACCAGGCGCCGGTCGTCGAGTTCGTCAAGCCGACTGAGGGACAGGCGTTCCACTTCGGCGACGTCGTGCAGTTCGAGGTCAAGGTGACCGACGACCAGCCGGTCGACTGCTCCCGCGTCCGGGTGACCTACATCCTCGGCCACGACAGCCACGGGCACCCGCAGACGACCGCGAGCGGATGCACCGGCAGCATCACGACCAGCGTGCCGTCGGGCCACGACCCGGCGAACGACAACCTCTCCGGTGTCTTCAACGCCACGTACACCGACCCGGGCGCGGACGGCCTGCCCGCCCTGTCCGGCAGTGACGAGGTGGTCCTGAAGCCGGCCGGCTGA
- a CDS encoding ABC transporter permease, giving the protein MSTANVTASRRTAGPAADRRRVTQGRVMRSEWIKLWSLRSTVYTLVAAAGTTIGAGVLLCAFMTAQSALPGAPHQALFDPAGASLRGVSLAQLAIGVLGVLLVTAEYSTGMIRATLSAVPRRLPVLWAKAGVFTVVAATLMIAASFTAFLGGQAVLGARGTTLAADGVARAVAGAGLYLTIVGLLGVGLGFILRNTAGAIAALFGLLLVLPTLGEVLPGDWGRRVVPYLPSNAGQVVMSVRPAPGELAPWTGFAVFCGYAAVTIAVAAVLLKRRDA; this is encoded by the coding sequence ATGAGCACCGCGAACGTCACCGCATCCCGCCGCACGGCCGGACCGGCGGCGGACCGCCGCCGCGTTACGCAGGGCCGGGTCATGCGGTCCGAGTGGATCAAGCTGTGGTCGCTGCGGTCGACCGTGTACACCCTGGTCGCTGCGGCCGGGACGACGATCGGGGCGGGAGTGCTGCTCTGCGCGTTCATGACGGCCCAGTCGGCACTGCCCGGCGCGCCGCACCAGGCGCTGTTCGACCCGGCCGGGGCCAGCCTGCGCGGAGTGTCCCTCGCCCAGCTCGCCATCGGCGTGCTCGGCGTGCTGCTGGTCACCGCCGAGTACTCCACCGGCATGATCCGCGCCACGCTGTCCGCGGTGCCGCGCAGGCTCCCGGTCCTGTGGGCCAAGGCGGGCGTGTTCACCGTCGTCGCGGCCACCCTGATGATCGCCGCGTCGTTCACGGCCTTCCTGGGCGGCCAGGCCGTCCTGGGTGCGCGGGGCACCACGCTCGCGGCGGACGGCGTCGCCCGCGCGGTGGCCGGGGCGGGGCTGTACCTGACCATCGTGGGGCTGCTCGGGGTGGGGCTCGGCTTCATCCTCCGCAACACCGCGGGCGCCATCGCCGCGCTGTTCGGACTGCTGCTGGTGCTGCCGACCCTCGGCGAGGTGCTGCCGGGCGACTGGGGCAGGCGTGTCGTTCCGTACCTGCCGTCGAACGCCGGACAGGTCGTGATGTCTGTCCGTCCCGCGCCCGGGGAGCTGGCGCCGTGGACCGGGTTCGCGGTCTTCTGCGGCTACGCCGCGGTGACGATCGCCGTCGCGGCGGTTCTGCTCAAGCGCCGCGACGCGTGA
- a CDS encoding cupin domain-containing protein, which produces METDKSFTVTPRVVRAAALADADLDPEPLDPAQVVSGNPQVRHLELASGTDLAVGVWQHGPGVSTDTEADEVFVVLGGRATIEVEGGPVLDVGPGDVVLMPGGARTVWTVHETLRKLYAVRP; this is translated from the coding sequence GTGGAAACCGACAAATCGTTCACCGTCACGCCGCGCGTGGTGCGCGCGGCGGCCCTGGCCGACGCCGACCTCGATCCGGAGCCGCTCGACCCCGCCCAGGTCGTTTCCGGGAACCCGCAGGTCCGCCACCTGGAGCTGGCGTCGGGCACGGACCTGGCGGTGGGCGTCTGGCAGCACGGGCCCGGCGTGAGCACCGACACCGAGGCGGACGAGGTCTTCGTCGTGCTCGGCGGCAGGGCGACGATCGAGGTGGAGGGCGGCCCGGTGCTCGACGTCGGCCCGGGGGACGTCGTCCTGATGCCCGGCGGCGCGCGCACCGTGTGGACGGTGCACGAGACGCTCCGCAAGCTGTACGCCGTTCGGCCCTGA